Sequence from the Camelus dromedarius isolate mCamDro1 chromosome 12, mCamDro1.pat, whole genome shotgun sequence genome:
TCTGATCTTGGCAAACTAAAAAATGGTCAATGAATATTTCACAAAGCTAAATTTAAGTTAAAGGGCTGACCGTTATTCTGAAATAAACTTCATTGCTGTTGAATATTATTTACTTTCTGAAATTTGGTGACATCTGTATATCACGTACCATGTAGTTCGTGTAGATCATTTTCATTATTTGGCAAAATGAGTAGTTGATAGCCCTCCGCTGGTCCCaaccttttaaagttttattgacaCATGAAATTGTAGGTGTGAAGTGGCTTTGTAAAAGTAGTTAGGCACCATATAAATACTCCTACCAGGTTGATTCTTAGTAAATGGAGGATGGGACCAGGCATTCGTTACATTGGACCGGACTGCAAGAAAGATTTGGAAGGTAAATGGGCAGTAGCCCTCCGGGGAAAGATGGTGTCTCGGAGGTGCTTTCTGGGGGCTGAGAGGACGCTAGAGCTTTGGTGTAGAAAGAAACAAGAGTCTAGTTTCTGGCCGGAAGCTCATCTGGATCTTTTCGTCCACTGACTTTGTTTCCACTCTTCCCTCCTGGCAGGTCCTGGAACCTTCTTTCCGCCAGGCCTTCCCCAACACCAACCGCTGGTTTCTAACCTGCATTAACCAGCCCCAGTTCCGGGCTGTCTTGGGGGAGGTGAAGCTCTGTGAGAAGATGGCTCAATTTGATGGTAAGTTGGAGGAGGTAGAGGAGGATGTGGCTAGAGTCAGGGGCTGGTTTGCTCAGTCTTAACGCCTTGATTTCCTGTCTAGCTTTTGGGTTATGTGGACCCACGGAATGTGGGGTATCACATATAGCAACTAATATTTTATGACACTTGTCCTATACGCACACGTAGTCTCATTCATTCGTGTAGAATTATGATGCTTGTGTATTTGTTGCTGAGGTTTGTGTACTTGCTCAAGGACGTAAGTTGACTGGTGGCAGGGGCAGTGGAGTCTGGGTCCCTCGGTTGTCCCACCCAGCAGTTCTCTATTACCCTGCTGGTGCCTGGTTTTGAAGGGATATGGAAAGAGGCCAGACATGgacttttctcccttcctctgcacCAGCTAAAAAGTTTGCGGAGAGCCAGCCTAAAAAGGACACCCCACGGAAAGAGAAGGGTTCTCGAGAAGAGAAGCAGAAGCCCCAGGCTGAgcggaaagaagagaaaaaggcagcTGCCCCTGCTCCTGAGGAGGAGATGGATGAATGTGAGCAGGCGCTGGCTGCTGAGCCAAAGGCCAAGGATCCCTTTGCTCACCTGCCAAAGAGGTAAGGGTGTCAGAATGTAGGGGGCATGGGACCCAGGAAGGCCTGTGCTCACCTATGTGTGTCCCCCTCACACTGCTAGAGCCTAACTAGAATTTTAGGTTGTCCGTACAAAATTGAAAGATGCATTTTAGTTGTAAATAAAGCAACTTCCTGAATTTATCATCAAGAATTGGGTAAATTTTGGAAGCGGGTAGCAGGTTCCAAATGCATCGATATTTGGGAATATCAGAGCTCCCTTTCTAGCAAGGAAAGCAGACTGGCCCAGAGTTCCGTGTGGAGGTGAATTGATGGTGAATTGATTGGTCTTGCGCACGCTTGATAAGATCTTGCTTCTGCGCTGCTGGGCCGGCTTTGCTGAGGCAGCAGACACCACATCAGTATCCTCTGATTGTTGTTTTGATGCATCAGACTATATAGGAATTGCTAAGAGAAAGGATGATGACCTTAGTTACATAGTGCCTGTCTGCTTCGTGTCCCAGACTGGGAGAGTTACACCCATCAAGGAGAAGGAAATAGATGGTGTGGTCATTTGTTTCCTCTTTCCAATCACTGTAGAGGGTTCTTGGAAGAAAGCATATAGTAAAGGGGAGGATTTTAGTGTGAAAAAAGTGGGGGACACCCAGTACTTGCCCAGTTCTCTACTATCTTCAGTCACTGCCCCAGGTCACCTTACTAGAATTTCAAGCACTATGAGAAATGTCTTTTCCATGGTCATGTCACTTCTCTCTTCACTCTACTTTTTTTTGTCCACTCACTCTGCCTTTCCCAATGCTGTCCACCCTTTCATTCGTTGGTCTCTTGGGGTTCAGCAGTGTTTGACCTCCCCATTTTGGAGTGATTTGTATGTGGGATGAAGGAGCAGGCATTGGTGGTGGGCATAAGTGTGCTCAGTTGTAAATGGCGAAGCATCACAGTACTGGATGTTACCATTAGGAAACGCTGCTTCCCTGTTTTGGGAGCAGCTTGGGGCGTAGCTGAGAGCTCTTACTCCCAGGCAGTTCATACAAGAGGCTCCCAACGCCactgctctttaaaaatgtatttctttctgaACTGAAGTGATTTACCTTGAACCTAGCACAGGGTCGGGTCAACGTTGAGCAGGATTTTTGGTATGTGTAAGTAAGCTGTGATAACCAACCCAAATTATATATGCTGTTGTAACGTAGACAAGTTCATTATTAGTTAGagattttcatgtattttaggTCTGTATACTCTGGGCAGCAAATAAATCAGGCAGTAAACTTAAAATCTTTAACAAACTGCATTTTTTATATGGTTTTGGGAATGTTTATTACTGGTTGCATTACTGTGGTGCTCTCCTGGGCTGCCTAGATTATTCTCCCCAGGATTCTTAATGACACAAGGTAATGCCTTCAAAGACAAGACTATCACTTGCCCAGAGTTAATTGTAGTTCTTTTAAGGCCTTCCAGCTACATTTGTTTCAGGAGCTGTTTAGAGCCTGTGGTTGGTTTTGGAGTTAAAAATGGACACATGGTCATGAATAATAAAGTTCAAACAGTTCAGGAGGGAGTGAAGCAAAAATCCCAGTCCCACTCTTTGGGTGGTTGAGGTGTCACATCTCTTCAGGAGAGGTTTCTGATGTACACTTGGGAAGGAACCTAGGACAGAATTCATGGGTAGGTTCTCTGCTACATCGTAACAGTAAGCAGGTCACACCACTTAACCTTATCTGTAAAGGGAAGGAAGGTAACAGCCTGACTTTAGGGTTTGgcattatttatattaatgaatAATTGAATCAATTAAACATTCAGGAAGGGGATTTATTAGATTTATGGCACATTCATGCAATAGGAGAGTAGTCATTAAACCATTTGCAAAACATTCTCAGTAGGCAGACACAGTATTAAATGAGCAAATGGGTAAAGCACAGAACTATATGTATCATCTTTGGATAATCAACAGTGggaaatacactaaaatattagTTATCTTGTTTTCTGGCATTGTGAATGATTTTCTTCAGTTAGCGTGTGTTTTtataattggaaagaaagaaaaaacagtacCCCTACCATGGTGGGGGAGCTTCTCCTATGTTGGTGCTGGAGGTCTTGGTTCAGTGTGCCAGATTGCATCAAAGATAACCTGAACCTGAGGGTTTTTCAACATCTGAACATGCTTCTGGGCAGAGTGACTAAAGGACATGGGTGTAGGATTTGGGGCGGAGGCCCTTTGAAAATGCCCACCCGCTTACATTGCTGTCATATTGTAGTGTGTGTAACCTGAAGAGGCCCCTGTGATGGGGACAGAGACTTAACTTGGGTGAGTCAGGAACTGAGTGTGACTCATGGAAAAGAGCCCCAGGAGGGGCCGGCCAGGAAAAAGAGTCCTCACTGTGtctccaccagggggcagcagctCACTATGTCTTTCCTGTGGCAGATCTTCCAGCCCTCCTGGGTCCTACCCTCCACTGCCTAGCATACATACTTAGGCTGTGGGGAATGCCCTGGGCCCCTGTTCATACCCCCCAGCTCTCCTTCCTCTAGCGGTGATGTATACCTGCCAGTCCAGTGACTCTTTAAAGCAGTACATTTGAGCAAAAACGCCCTTAGCTTCTGTTAGCCTGGCAACCCTTTTGTTGCCTCAGTATGATCTTCTCCACCTTGATCTCCTGGCTTTTCCCCCTCCATTCAGTACCTTTGTGTTGGATGAATTTAAGCGCAAGTACTCCAACGAGGACACGCTCTCTGTGGCGCTGCCGTACTTTTGGGAGCACTTCGATAAGGATGGCTGGTCCCTGTGGTACTCCGAGTACCGCTTCCCTGAAGAGCTCACTCAGACCTTCATGAGCTGCAACCTCATCACTGGTGAGAAGAGGGTGGCTCTGGGAAGATGCAGGGAGGACAAACTAGGTAGTGGGTGATCTGATTTCAAAGGCTGAATGTTCTTCCTTGCTCTTCAGGAATGTTCCAGCGATTGGACAAGCTGAGGAAGAATGCCTTTGCCAGTGTCATTCTCTTTGGAACCAACAATAGCAGCTCCATTTCTGGGGTCTGGGTCTTCCGAGGCCAGGAGCTTGCTTTTCCGGTGAGGAAGGTGCAGGGAAGGAATCCGTCTCTTTAGTGTGGGGTGAGGATATGGGGAGTACACTTGGATTCCTGAACCTATGGGCATTGTGGAGAGTTCAAGGAGTGTGTCCATAAGAAGCTGTCCTGTTCACAGGAGTCCTGGCATCTGATCACCAATGTCTGAGCTGGAAGTAACAGGTGTGGGGCAGTGTCCAATAACCTGACCACATGCTTCTTACCTGGCTTTTTCTCCCCAGCTGAGTCCAGATTGGCAGGTGGACTATGAGTCGTACACATGGCGGAAACTGGATCCTGGAAGTGAGGAAACCCAGACGCTGGTTCGAGAATACTTTTCCTGGGAGGGGGACTTCCAGCATGTGGGCAAAGCCTTCAATCAGGGCAAGATCTTCAAGTGAACATTTCTTGCCATCGCCTAGCTGTCTGCACCTGCCCTTCAGGGAGAATGGGGGTCATTAAAGGAAACTGAACATTGAACCCTTTCCTGTCCAGCCTCCTTTGTGGGTGACGGCTTCTTCAAAGGGGAGTAGATGTGTTGGAGCAGGGTATCGTCTGTACCTGCAGAGCCTTCCTGTGCAGGAGAGAAGTCTTcagaagagcagaaagaaagCCCTCTTCttggttttgagtttttttttttttttttttttaaattgccctaCCTCCACTGTGATGACTGTCTTCTAGCCTAGCTGGGGAAAATTGGATGCAGATAGGAGATGGTGACAGGAGGTCTGTGTCACCATCTTCTACCTCTTCCCTAGGGACCAGATTCCAGACCTCCCCTGTGAAGGGAGAAAGTACCTGCTGATGGGCTGAGATGAGAGCCAGCAATGCAGAGCGACTTAACTTGACTTCCCACAGCTGTGCTGTGAAGGGGGTCAGCGGCAGTACCCAAGTCAGAGTTTCAGTCCTTCAGACAAGCAGCAAGACTAGGCACAGGCTCCTTAGAACACACACTGGCCTATGGGCCTTAACCTGGGGTGTCCCTACTTTCTAACAAGGCAGTGGGGTTCGGAATGTAAGTAGCTTGCCTGTGACCGTACAGCttggggggtggaggcagagTTTTGAACCCAGTGGGTGTCACTGCAGCCTGTACACTAAACACGCCCTGCTGCTCCTGGAATGTAGAGCGGTCATGAACGACATTTAACAACCCTACTCAGGCCAATGGTTGCTGTTTTCTCCTTTGagcttaatttttattatacCCTTTTAAGAAATCCTTGCCCCTACTCTGTCTTTTCTGAAGAGCATGGAAGATCTCCCTGTAAATTGAACAGCTCAAGTGAGGTTGGAAAcctagtttgatttgcattttgagGCAAATGCAGAAACAGTCATTCCCCACCCGCAGCCTAAGTATGTTTGCTAGGCTTGTGTGTGTTTGGTCTCCAGGTTATGGTTTTCTGTGGTTATTTTCTCCCACCCCCTTAGTCCAAGCAGAAAGTGAGTGGGGTCTCggccagggagaggaagaagatcTTCCTAGGTACAGGTTGGTGGCTGGTAGCTCATGAGGGGGCAGGGCTGTAATCTAGCTGGTACCTTGACTGCTGGGGAGAGTTGTGGTTTGAAAtccagctgggggggggggttgattTCTTGCTGAGAGTTTGCTCCCTGGTGGTTGTGTCTTGAGTTGGATCCAAACTTGTTACCTGTCTTGCTTCTGAGCGTTTGGGCTGCTCTTGGATAGgatctgatttaaaaatgctaGGTGCTGGATGGGTGTGCCCTGAGCTGGCTGCTGGGGCCTCAGAATCTGCCAAGCTCCCCTCCCGGATTCCATTTCTCACCCCCCTTTTGCTCCTTAGCTTGTGTAATCGCTCCCTTCCTGGTATCCTTAATCTTTCCAGTAGCTGAAGATTGAGGCAGGAGAGAGCAAGCTGTGCAAAGTAGGTTTGAGAGGGAGGCCTGAGAGGCCCAGGAAAAGGAGGGTGGTCCTGCGGGGTGGGCAGCAGCGGGCCTGGCAGCCCATGTGGACTGGGGTCTGGCCTGGGGGGCCTGGACCGCCTCCTAGCCTCCCTCTGCAGGAAGAGTGACTCATCCACACGTCCTGCCTCTTGTGCCTCTAGCTCTGGCGGTTTGATGCCGAGGAGTGTGGCCAGGTTGGAtgaggccaggcctgggcttGGGGGAGGGCCAGGACCCACAAAccggaggtggggtgggaggcccAAGGGGAGAGCGCTGCTGCCTCAGGAAGGCTTGCTGTTGCCCTCCAAAGGCAGAGGGGTGAGATGGGAGGGCCCCTACCCAGCGGGGAGcgggggtgtggggtgggcagAAAAAGGTTAACAGCCGGAGTTTCTAGCGGCAGATGTGGGGCGGGGAAAGAGGGAGTACTTCTGGAGCGGGTTCGGTCCCCGCCCTGCCCTGGGGAGCCCTGAGTCACCGAACCGCCACTGGCTGGGGACTCGCGCCCTCCAGGATCCGGCTGGGGCCCCGCGCTGCTCGCTGgagccccgcccccttccccgcTCCTcccggcgcggggcgggggcgctcccggccccgcccagctcgCCACAGGCAGCCAGTGAGAGCCTGCGCCGTGGGGACCTCTCCCGAAGCTGGGCAGTTTTCCCGACGTGCCGCGGAGGCTCGTGCCACTTGCGAGCCACCTAGAGCTGGCATCCCCGCGCCCGCCGTGCGGCGCGggcgggcaggggctggggtcgcggggaagaaggggaaggggtgCTGTGGTCGAGGGCTGAGGACAAGGCTTGATCTTGGAGCAATGGGGTaggttgggggaaggaggaggctaTTTCATCCACTTACGGGGCAAAAAtctcagagtctccagaaaggGAGGATGAGAAACTGGTGAGAGGGCCGGGGCTCAGAGGTGCATTCGATTGCTGATAACATCTTTACAGAGGCTGAAGTGTGAATGGGAGGCGGGGACTTGGTTTAGCTTAGAGATAAACCAGTAGATACTGGTTATAAGCAGCTATTTATTTTAGCTTTGTTGGCGCTTCTGCTTAAGTCACTTATTAAAAAATCAGAAGCCTTTAACGTTCTTCCGAGAAAGACCTAGATTGTCTTTTCTTCATGTCCTGTTTGGAGCCGGAGCCAGAGCTGGACAGCTGCACACTGGGTCAGACCCATCCCACCAGCTGCCCACATGCCCCAAATGTGCCACTTCCCCTTTTgaacggtggggggggggggaagtgtCTAGAATGTTGACTGGAGAGGAATGAAGTGCTTTGCAGACTCCACCCAGTCATTTCTGAAATTAATACTGTGGTTTTCATGGCAACCAGCACTCTGTCCTCAGAACCCAgaacttccccccaccccccatctgaTGGGTTTTCCTGGGGGGCTGTGGCTTCCCTAGCTCACCCCATCAGTGTTACCTACAGGGCACTGTAACTTCCCCCAACTTGCTTTGGTTCTCTGTGGGTTTGAATGTAATTCTGGGGTACTCACCCTCTTTATTCTTTCCCTAACACTAGGGAGCTAAAATATTGGCGCTCCTGAAAGGTTAGAGAAACTATGCCACCTGCTCTTGTCTGTTTGCTCTAATCAGGCTGGCATGGCTCCCGGAGGAGAGGCTGTTGGTTTACTCCAGTGCAATGACTGGGGTGTCCCAGTGCCTCGGCACCCAAGGGATGGGTGGAGTGGGGGATAATGGCAGTTCCTGGAGAGAGCCCTTAAATTCACTTGAATCTCTCATCAGACAGAGAATACCTTGGCTAGGTGGGGCTAGTTCAATGGCAAAGGTATCCTTGGTGACCCTGGATCTCTAGATGTTCCTGGATGTGTTTCATTCCTGTAGCCCCCTCCCCTTGTGTAGCCGCCCCTCTTTGTTTCCCTGATTTCCTCAGGATCCCAAGGGGAGCCTGTTGACCTTAGTTTGTTTTACACAATGGGCAGGCCTTGCGCCACCACCGAGCCAGCCAGAGCTGGATGGTCATTCAGGGTTTGGGGCTATTTCTGATCAGATCTCCCATGGAATGTGCCTCCCTCTACttccagctgccccctcccctccgcagCAGGAACAGCTGTCATGTGAGGGCCTCTCCCGCTGGCTCAGCCCTTTTGCAATCATCTGGCTGGTTCTGCCAGGATGGGGGTGGATAGTGAGGATGGGCAGAGCCAAGGGGTAAACGAGGGGACATGACAGGGCAGGGGAGCTGTTGGAGGGTAGGGAGGGCTATGGAGTTGAGGGCAGAGGGGTTGCcaaggcaggggaggaggggtggaaggaagccaggccagggaggcagtCTGGTGAGCTTAGGGCGCTCATCAAAGGAAGTGAGGGCCACACTAGGATTGCAAGCTTTTTAGGTGTAAGGGAGAATTGGTTATAGCGGGACCCTGGCCAGTGATTCTTCAGGGAGATCCACATTTCCCCTGACTCACAGGGAAGCCACCAGTGCTTTCCTGCCAGTCGGCCTCCATGCGAGACCTGAGTCACCGAGTCGCCTCGGGTGTTGGCTGCCCTGTGGTGGCAGTGCCTGTGGCCTACTCCACCCACTGTTAGGACAGGGGTTAGCAAACACACCCCTTTTATATCCCCCTCTCTTCAATAGcaactctctttctctttgactcAGATGTACAGAATTTGCAGGGAttgcctggggtggggtggggtggggtggggtggggggagaccaCAGCAAGTAGTCCCTCTCTTTCACCCAAGAGGAAACTGGAGCCCAGTGAGGGGAAGTGACTTATCAAGGGTGCATGCTAGTCTTCCCACAGTTCTTGGGGCCCGCTCACTGAGTCACTTTTGCTCCTAAGAAGAGCAGGAGGGTGCTTCCCTCAAAAGCTGGGTGAAGCACACTAGGTTTTAGAAGTGAAGAGAGGGTGGTATCTAAGGCTGCCAGCAGCCAGAGTAAGGCAGCCCTGAGCTGGGTAAGAAGCATGGAAGTGGAGTAAGTCCTGGGGCAGGGTCAGCCCCAGTGATCCAAGTCCTGGAGCGGGCAGAGGGCACAGGGTGTAGCAGAGGTGGGACTTCAAGTGACAGGAACCTCAACTATGTGGTGACTCAGGCTCTGGGCAGCCTAGGCCCTTCCTTCCCTGCTCAGCCTGATCTCCTTCGACTGGACTAGGGAAGTGTGagctgaggagggagagaaaccCCGGCTGGTCTGCCCCTTCCCCGGGGAACTGGGGGGAAAGCAGAGGAAGATGGAAAGGATGGGAGAAAGGCAGATTCCaaaaaaggggagaggaagctggcgttcccctctcctggcccctcccGCCCTGCTCCCCGCTCcctgctggggaggggtggtggctgGGGCGTTGGCTGCTCCGTTCATTCCAGCTCCCTCCCTCGGCTCCTGTTTACAAGTCTGTCCGCCCAGTCCCTAGCTCAGCTCTAATagctcttttttctctctccttccttccttccttccttcacagcCTCATCCAGTTGTGTTTTGCCGCTCCTTTTTCTTAATCTCTGTCCCCATTTCCTATTATCTCTTTGCTCCCCCAGCATCCCTGCACCCATAGCTCACTGGCCTCCAGGCCATCTCTGCCACTGGGAATCCAGCTGTTCTAATGTGTCCACCTGCACCGCTCTCCCTGCCTACTTCTCAGTCTCTCCTCAGAGCCCTGCGTCTCTTCTCTTGTTCTCTAATCAGCTTTAACTTGGGTTCTGCTTGGACCCGAAGATTTCAATTAGGACTGAGTGTAATGGGGGGGTTTCAGGTATCCCAGCTGTCTCATCTGAGTAATGCAGGAACTCCTTATTTGAAGCCTGAGGTTTTAAATACAGGTTGGGATTTGAATTGAGCTGGAGGATGATTATTTTACTTGGCTCCATATTTGGAGTTTgggttaggagtttgggatttgag
This genomic interval carries:
- the EEF1G gene encoding elongation factor 1-gamma → MAAGTLYTYPENWRAFKALIAAQYSGAQVRVLSAPPHFHFGQTNRTPEFLRKFPAGKVPAFEGDDGFCVFESNAIAYYVSNEELRGSTPEAAAQVVQWVSFADSDIVPPASTWVFPTLGIMHYNKQATENAKEEVRRILGLLDAHLKTRTFLVGERVTLADITVVCTLLWLYKQVLEPSFRQAFPNTNRWFLTCINQPQFRAVLGEVKLCEKMAQFDAKKFAESQPKKDTPRKEKGSREEKQKPQAERKEEKKAAAPAPEEEMDECEQALAAEPKAKDPFAHLPKSTFVLDEFKRKYSNEDTLSVALPYFWEHFDKDGWSLWYSEYRFPEELTQTFMSCNLITGMFQRLDKLRKNAFASVILFGTNNSSSISGVWVFRGQELAFPLSPDWQVDYESYTWRKLDPGSEETQTLVREYFSWEGDFQHVGKAFNQGKIFK